From the genome of Candidatus Hydrogenedentota bacterium, one region includes:
- a CDS encoding DUF1638 domain-containing protein, with product MARYKLIACHVLWREFCHFASQGPNTIEFEFLEQGLHNTPDILRDRLQAAIDATDNKFDAVLIGYALCSNGIVGLTARHTPLVFLRGHDCITFLLGSKERYREYFDAHPGTYWYSPGWIDDTTMPGIDRYNSLLKQYVDTYGEENADFLMRMEQQWFTHYSNAAYVDLGFAKQDAYVEYTRECAKWLGWNCDTLKGDPRLVIHMLEGRWNDDDFLVLHPGESVALTYDERIIEARKPNDGVFPPK from the coding sequence ATGGCTCGTTACAAATTGATTGCTTGTCACGTCCTTTGGCGCGAGTTCTGCCATTTTGCGTCGCAGGGACCGAATACCATCGAGTTCGAATTCTTGGAACAGGGTCTGCACAACACACCCGATATCCTTCGCGATCGGTTGCAGGCGGCCATCGACGCGACTGACAACAAGTTCGATGCAGTGCTAATAGGCTACGCCCTGTGCAGCAACGGCATTGTCGGCCTGACGGCGCGGCACACTCCGTTGGTGTTTCTACGCGGACACGATTGCATCACCTTCCTGCTTGGCTCGAAAGAGCGTTACCGGGAGTATTTCGACGCCCACCCCGGCACATATTGGTACAGCCCGGGCTGGATAGACGACACGACAATGCCGGGCATCGACCGGTATAACTCGTTGCTCAAACAATATGTGGATACCTACGGCGAAGAGAACGCCGATTTCCTGATGCGGATGGAGCAGCAATGGTTCACGCACTATTCCAATGCCGCGTACGTGGATTTGGGTTTCGCCAAACAAGACGCGTACGTCGAGTACACGCGCGAATGCGCGAAGTGGCTCGGCTGGAATTGCGACACGCTCAAGGGAGACCCGCGCCTTGTCATCCACATGCTGGAAGGGCGCTGGAATGACGACGATTTCCTCGTGCTCCACCCCGGCGAGTCGGTGGCGCTAACCTACGACGAACGCATCATTGAGGCACGAAAGCCTAACGACGGTGTCTTCCCTCCCAAGTAG